tttgtcttctctcttttttgcattttttttaatctctttgtgaagcacattgaattgcttccatgtatgaaattgccttgccttgccttgccttgccttgacgcACCCGATTGTACAGGAATGGGGAGGATTCTTTTCTAATCTGTGATTGACTTTGTCTGTCTTCTGCCCTTACGTgcagcaacaaaacaaaaacaaagccgcTAGATGCGACTCGGATAAGAATGTTCAGCCGACGTGAAGTTACAGTTTAACACGTGAGTGCATGACAGTAGTCCACCACACCCCAACaacagcagttcatttttgtgaGAGAAGTGCAGAGGAGGAATAcaacagggagacagagaaactGTGAAGTTCATGCCTTCAGCATCCCCCGGTTTGGAGAAAAAACAGTCATTAATGGTGATGCCCTTACAGATGATGAGAAAAAAAAGTATACTCCAAACTAGGTGGTTTGCACCACAGGGATAGTTATCCCCACTgtacctttggaggaaaactgCTGAGGTACAATTCTCAGtgggaaaaaaatatgaaagCCTGAGttacttgccatctgaggatgcaactaacagcgttttcacacctggtccctttcagccacctaagcgaactcagagtagtgactcagcatttttgccgcatatgtgaacgctccaaagcgtacccagacccctcggaagcgaaccgtactgagaccttggttgacgtggtctcagttcggttcgcttatgagttctgacaagttacacttgtgattaCAGTAGCTGTAATctcttaaggagggctctagagtgataaaaaagaagagtgacacaccataaaagcctaacaggaccagagAGATCAGCAAGTTCTTtatttaatacactcacaataagTGACAATAAGTTCATAATAAGTGAACCGACAACAAAAGgattcagttctgtttttgttcatgaaaaaaacagaactgagtccttttgctgtccgttcgctttttggtccacttaaagaggactgagtttggttcacttaaaggggaccaagtgtgaaaaccctattattGTGCCACTTGCCTATGCTGTATTAAAGTAAATAGTCAAACTTTAGCTTTGTTCCAAAGCTCTTGGAAGAatgtttcactgattcttgagaaagtgtcTAAAACAAGTTGTCATGTTGACAGAAAAAGAAACTTTAAGCGAATTACAAaacaatatggtatatcctctaaggtcttggcttttcagaaatgcacaaggccaatctccccattttgtaggGTTTTTATTCtccagaaatcaggcttttctccgatcataccttgtttttgtcaacaccgtcagacagaCACAATTAGGACATGCACCGTCTGGTATAGCACATCTTTTGAATCTGAGTcatatgtgtgtgggagtgcattttttatttttttgtgaagcacattgagttgcacctctGTAGcctatgaaatgcgctatacaaacaaACTGGCCTTGCCTTGCTATTTTTGCCAACATGTTTGTTCTACCCAGTTTCTGGCctcctaatgagagagagagagagagagagagagagagagagagagagagagagagagagagagagagaaagagataactgATGCCAGTCATCTTTTCAGGGTGTGTCACACATTTTCTTGGTCATAAAGAAGAGGCAAAGTTGAAAAAGTTTAATTCAGCCATTAAATCGCAGAGTAAAAAAATATGCAGCAGCTAGTCATAGCTAAATTAAGCTAATTAAAAAGAAAATGTGAGTCACCACAGAAATATCAGTATTACATACATGGTAAGGGTCAAGCTtgcttaggcctatgtaatttAATTTTCAATAAACAGCACATTTGTGGAGACAGATCATTGCATTATGTGTTTTCTAATGGTTGAGGAGCAGTTGATGACAGTGACAGACCGCGAGTGCTTCACCAAAACTGACAAAGTGCTGAATACTGTTCTGGAATGCCAGTGTGTCTGTCATTATGATTGATCACAAGCATCACTGTAGCCAGGCCCTGCCCTCCTATAGTGGCGCAACACTATtgtaggccaagagcaatacaatacaatatgatgGTAATCAGGCTGGCATCACTAGTCTGTGCCTGGAATCAAGATGTACCAGTGAGGATATGTGTTGACTCCTCTTTTGTTATGCTATGCATACGAGGAATGTAGTGTGAGGTAAAATACAATACAAGAGCTGCAATGGGAAAATCCcttcagaagaacacacacattcgtacgcacgcaggcatgcacacgcgcacacacacacacacacacacacacacacacacacacacacacacacacacacacacacacacacacacacacacacacacacacacacacacacacacacacacacacacacacacacacacacacacacaccccgcatgcacgcagacacacagctcTTGGGTGCAGTAGCAGTAAGTCATCTTGAtgtggcatttaaaaaaaaaaaaataataatttttgaaaacaggggcccacgagggtgcagggcccaccggcaaatgcccggtatgccagatggccagtccagccctgtgttccTACGTCCTTTTCCTCTTGATTTACAGCACATTCGGCATtcaaagtccacacacacacacacacacacacacacacacacacacacacacacacacacacacacacacgcacgcacgcacgcaaacatctctacccaggctctgccctcCTAATGAAGCAACACCTTTGGCTCTGAAACATTATCTGAAAGTccatgaaaatcaggcaaggctTGCTCATCGCTTTTCAGCTGACACTGCTTGGAGTGCATCGCAAAAGAGAGGTAAGTTCATCTCACATATTTTAGCCTAAATGTTGACGTTTTTGGGAAGGGTGCTGTTGGGTTCAAGCAGAAAACTATAGGTAAGTGTTAGTGGATTTTGGTGTTGGACTATAAAATCTGTAGCTATTTAATTAtttaaatagagagagaaattaatAGAGAGAATTTCATACAGACCAAGCAGAGGTATGAAAAGGAGGAAGGAACAGTCCATCCATTGTTTATTtgtacatatttgcagtatttccaagcaattttcatgaatgtgcatatcattttcttctcagtgttttcagtacttaaatttattggatcagaattattagcatagcttagtataatcactggaagtaaatgggaacattagcatcaagccacaagtgatcacaggacgggattaaatagctgttttgcactttgaTTAAttgtacattaattttaaagttaAGTACTGTATtgagaatgttttgtttgttcccatagacttcaagttttgtcagaggacgcgctcaacttctttgaaaaaatgaatgtctttgggtgtgcgataaaaggtatcaactgaaagaagaaaaatctacACTCACAAACTAAATCTCATTATTTGTTTATAGatgaccaccatgtccaaaagcaaacgcgtttcggctatcaagccttcatcagtgcgtggtaccaggCACTGTTGAAGGCTTGATatccgaaacgcgtttgcttttggacatggtggtaatttatagcctaaataaacaatgagacttagtttgtgagtgcagatttttttttctttcagttgttcccatagacttgcattgctacgcttaatttcgCTAtattgttaaactaggcaatgcaaacacgtagacaaaaatgatatgcacataaatgaataatgcttggaaatagggcctaggcctactgtaaatataaatggtggactgttccttttagACCAGTTCTACGTCAGTTTCGTGTGGCATAAGAACTGGGCACCCTCTCGACAACAAGGACAACAAGGTGTGGAAGTGTTGTTTTAAGGATGTAGCAAGCTCCAGCATTGTCACACATGAAGTATGAATTCAGGTTTATTCAGTGCTAGGTGATTTTAGGATACTGAAATTCGGGCTGGGTGATATCAGAAAAAGTTATATTTGGATTTTTCCCTCCAATATTTTCACTTTTTGAACAAAATCACtttattgtattattgtatttgtatttgtatatattttttgtattattgtatttgtactatttatttatttatatgtttattttACAAATTTAATGAACAaaaatacagtttttctcaattggatttgtacatttctcacaacagagtaatatttttgtttaattgtcactccctggtgttacctgtgcacatgataaaatcagtttctcatagttttcagcatatagcaaatgctttcgtccaccatgcaaatggttgtgtacaattatcagctttttcgtacattatcaattgcttttgtcatatcactcaaaaagctttgtcactgatgaaactatctcacccccaaaacatttatgccctatgtcatagtataagtcttgacatgcaaaatgatttaccaagctgtcataatgtgttaagcactgtatggATTTTTTTCTATAAACATTATCTGAATTGgtaattgctcgcaggtaaatattgactctctctaatcaaaggcagtaaaAGGGAATACTATTtcaaagagaaaacaggcatgcaatatagCAATAGAAACTgtgctgcattacattactctgtgCTTTATATGCCTATGCCCTGTATAATGATGCTACAAGCAGAATTACAACTTTTCCATAATTTCATgagagtaagtgcactttatacaataTCAGTGTATTATTTcaaatttatttacttatttgcttaacagttctatatttttttcacgtgggcttgcaagacaagtaaaaaggtgTGATAGAGGGCGcgttttgacacctcaaccagagttttttgtattttgcaatgagaatgtTTGTCAATAAATAGGCCATACTCTAAATGTTTATCGAGTCCAGTCTTGTCTGATCAATGTTACCTAAAGTCGAATGTATAACATTTCTcttccaatctaaacaacatttagcgtcagaaaagatcctcagaagtgtactattcaattgacatgacaaatcaatttgactagcttgtcacacaatgactaaccattctgatggcactgacacgttcattgagACACAAATGTGCTTTTCAGAGACAAACTAtaggattttgagcaagagaatgaacattatgttttgcaaattgtgagagagattcgagaaatgctacaaagcaattgagaaaaactgtaacaagcTTTGAGGTTTCAGAGAAcaaaatatgagtttctccttgttgttttttgTCGATCAAATTGTCTAGGGCTGATGAAAAACTTTGTGCTGATGCAGGTTGTGATGAGATACATTTGCATGACTTTCTGTTCAGAGGCTTGTGGTCACCATATGTTTCTTTGTTACTGACAGTGAATTTTCAAtttctcctccattctccatccCTCTACCTCAAGCCCATCGACAGGTTTTATAGGCCCTACTTTGACAGTCAGAGGATCATCAGAGAATATGGTGTCCAGGGAATTATGGAGCCTTCTGATCCTGTGGAGCATGTTCACTCTGCTTTTGATCGCCACCTACTGGAACGCTATGGGAACAGCCACCTTGGCCACACTGTACAGCGCCACATCTGGCACCCGTGCCGGAGAGCAGCTAGAGGGAGGTCCCCAGAAGACCCAGCCAGCAGACGAAGTGGCTTCCTTCCTGTCAGTCAGCGATGCCTTTGTCAACCAGTTCCTGGACGACATAAAGGACCCTACGGAGCAGCTTAGTGAGCAGCACCTGTCTGGGAACGCTCAGCACCAGCCCAACTCATCTAAGTCAGACAAAGTTCTTCTCAGACGTGAGTGGAAAATTCACTTGAGCCCTATTTCACAGAAGCTCAAACAAAGGCAAAAGGAGCGTAAAGAGAGGTTGCGTAGCATCTGCAGTGCCAACAGCACGTTTACGTTCCCCGGCAAGAATCGGAAGTTTGACGACATTCCCGTAAATGAATTGGAAAACTTCATTGTGGACGACCGTCACGAGATCATCTACTGCTTTGTGCCAAAGGTGGCCTGCACCAACTGGAAGAGAATGATGGCTGTGTTGAGTGAGAGACGGGTTGGTGGTGTGGTTTACCATGACCCCTTGAATATTCCCCACAACACGATCCACAAATACAGCCTGCAACTCACCTTTGACAAGTTCAAGAAGCGCTACGGCAGTTTCTCACAGGACATGATGAAGACCAAGCTGCAGAAGTACACCAAGTTCCTGTTTGTCAGAGACCCCTTCGTCAGGCTCATCTCCGCCTTCCGGAACAAGTTTGAGGAGAGAAATGACGTGTTCTACAAAACGTACGCCAGAGACATGCTTAAAAAATACGGAAAGTACCCCAATCCTCCAGCTTCATATCCAGAATCCTTGGTGTCTGGTATTAGGCCTAAATTCTCTCACTTCATCCAGTACCTCCTGGACCCCAACACAGAGAGGAGGCATCCTTATGACATTCACTGGAGACAGGTACACCGCATGTGCCACCCGTGCCAGATAAACTATGACTTTGTGGGCAATCTGGAGACACTGGACGAGGATACTGAGCACCTGCTGCGGATTCTGCGTGTGGACAATGTGGTCAATTTCCCTGTGAGTGGTcgaaaccaaaccaaaaacagCTGGGAGCAAGAGTATTTCAACAAAATTCCTTACGAGTGGCGGAGACAACTCTACAAACTGTACGAAGTTGACTTCAGACTTTTTGGATATGACAAACCTGAGGGACTTCTATGATAAAGATAGAAAGAGTGTTgcataaataaattaatgaaaacTACCTCTACTACAACACTGAGAAGaagaattataataataataataataataataattacagactgtctgactgtctgccatCTGCAATATTAGGCAAAAAAACCTACAAATCAGATCTATATTGAAACTTCAGAAAAGATAGGTGTGGTATTGGTGTGTATTATTTTTGAAGTTGAATAGTGTATACTACAATATATACCCACTTTTTATCATAATACAAACATGCATGGGGGTGGTTCGTCTTTACAAAGTTTGAACATCTAAAAAGATTAATTGAATCATTGTATGGTGACCTGAGAAGATGAGTggatggtagccccttaatgcacgccgtacctcctgtggcacgctgtaatagacattgaaagttaactgctatagtactacactactttgacagtgcacagggcctttagtaatacattacaacttggtcattgccattctggtaacagctaatttacaatgccgtgtcttaagggctacgtaaacaacaaacacagacagccCTTGAGATAAAAGGGGGATGATCGCAAATATGTGGGACAGGCATCGGTGTTCAGACTATTGCAtgtggctggggaaaaaaaactgtatAAATGGGGCATCTGTTTTCTGGATGGAATTCCTTGTGATTTTTTACATCAAGCTCCTTGTTTGAATTTGAATAAAAATCAGCAGTACATACACCTGAGTTGGCTGTCATGAGCACTATTTCCACAGCTCCTAAAAGCAagttcttctcacacacacaattggccATTGTTTCACACACCATCACCTATACGGATACAACCTCGCCTGGAATTCCCAACTAGCCACTGAAACCACCAAACACCCCTTCTACTctactgcaaccccccccccgccTTCACCTACTGA
This is a stretch of genomic DNA from Engraulis encrasicolus isolate BLACKSEA-1 chromosome 6, IST_EnEncr_1.0, whole genome shotgun sequence. It encodes these proteins:
- the LOC134450665 gene encoding carbohydrate sulfotransferase 12-like, whose translation is MVSRELWSLLILWSMFTLLLIATYWNAMGTATLATLYSATSGTRAGEQLEGGPQKTQPADEVASFLSVSDAFVNQFLDDIKDPTEQLSEQHLSGNAQHQPNSSKSDKVLLRREWKIHLSPISQKLKQRQKERKERLRSICSANSTFTFPGKNRKFDDIPVNELENFIVDDRHEIIYCFVPKVACTNWKRMMAVLSERRVGGVVYHDPLNIPHNTIHKYSLQLTFDKFKKRYGSFSQDMMKTKLQKYTKFLFVRDPFVRLISAFRNKFEERNDVFYKTYARDMLKKYGKYPNPPASYPESLVSGIRPKFSHFIQYLLDPNTERRHPYDIHWRQVHRMCHPCQINYDFVGNLETLDEDTEHLLRILRVDNVVNFPVSGRNQTKNSWEQEYFNKIPYEWRRQLYKLYEVDFRLFGYDKPEGLL